Proteins from one Gorilla gorilla gorilla isolate KB3781 chromosome 11, NHGRI_mGorGor1-v2.1_pri, whole genome shotgun sequence genomic window:
- the SLC23A3 gene encoding solute carrier family 23 member 3 isoform X1, with product MSRSPLNPSQLRSVGSQDALAPLPPPAPQNPSTHSWDPLCGSLPWSLSCLLALQHVLVMASLLCVSHLLLLCSLSPGGLSYSPSQLLASSFFSCGMSTILQTWMGIRLPLVQAPSLEFLIPALVLTSQKLPLAIQTPGNSSLMLHLCRGPSCHGLGHWNTSLQEVSGAVVVSGLLQGTMGLLGSPGHVFPHCGPLVLAPSLVVAGLSAHREVAQFCFTHWGLALLVILLMVVCSQHLGSCQFHVCPWRRASTSSTHTPLPVFRLLSVLIPVACVWIVSAFVGFSVIPQELSAPTKAPWIWLPHPGEWNWPLLTPRALAAGISMALAASTSSLGCYALCGRLLHLPPPPPHACSRGLSLEGLGSVLAGLLGSPMGTASSFPNVGKVGLIQAGSQQVAHLVGLLCVGLGLSPRLAQLLTTIPLPVVGGVLGVTQAVVLSAGFSSFYLADIDSGRNIFIVGFSIFMALLLPRWFREAPVLFSTGWSPLDVLLHSLLTQPIFLAGLSGFLLENTIPGTQLERGLGQGLPSPFTAQEARMPQKPREKAAQVYRLPFPIQNLCPCIPQPLRCLCPLPEDPGDEEGGSSEPEEMADLLPGSGEPCPESSTEGFRSQK from the exons ATGAGCCGATCACCCCTCAATCCCAGCCAACTCCGATCAGTAGGCTCCCAGGATGCCCTGGCCCCCTTGCCTCCACCTGCTCCCCAGAATCCCTCCACCCACTCTTGGGACCCTTTGTGTGGATCTCTGCCTTGGAGCCTCAGCTGTCTTCTGGCTCTGCAg CATGTCTTGGTCATGGCTTCTCTGCTCTGTGTCTCCCACCTGCTCCTGCTTTGCAGTCTCTCCCCAGGAGGACTCTCTTACTCCCCTTCTCAGCTCCTGGCCTCCAGCTTCTTTTCATGTGGTATGTCTACCATCCTGCAAACTTGGATGGGCATCAG GCTGCCTCTTGTCCAGGCTCCATCCTTAGAGTTCCTTATCCCTGCTCTGGTGCTGACCAGCCAGAAGCTACCCCTGGCCATCCAGACACCTGGAAACT CCTCCCTCATGCTGCACCTGTGTAGGGGACCTAGCTGCCATGGCCTGGGGCACTGGAACACTTCTCTCCAGGAG GTGTCCGGGGCAGTGGTAGTATCTGGGCTGCTGCAGGGCACGATGGGGCTGCTGGGGAGTCCCGGCCACGTGTTCCCCCACTGTGGGCCCCTGGTGCTGGCTCCCAGCCTGGTTGTGGCAGGGCTCTCTGCCCACAGGGAGGTAGCCCAGTTCTGCTTCACACACTGGGGGTTGGCCTTGCT GGTTATCCTGCTCATGGTGGTCTGTTCTCAGCACCTGGGCTCCTGCCAGTTTCATGTGTGCCCCTGGAGGCGAGCTTCAACGTCATCAACTCACACTCCTCTCCCTGTCTTCCGGCTCCTTTCG GTGCTGATCCCAGTGGCCTGTGTGTGGATTGTTTCTGCCTTTGTGGGATTCAGTGTTATCCCCCAGGAGCTGTCTGCCCCCACCAAGGCACCATGGATTTGGCTGCCTCACCCAG GTGAGTGGAATTGGCCTTTGCTGACGCCCAGAGCTCTGGCTGCAGGCATCTCCATGGCCTTGGCAGCCTCCACCAGTTCCCTGGGCTGCTATGCCCTGTGTGGCCGGCTGCTGCATTTGCCTCCCCCACCTCCACATGCCTGCAGTCGAGGGCTGAGCCTGGAGGGGCTGGGCAGTGTGCTGGCTGGGCTGCTGGGAAGCCCCATGGGCACTGCATCCAGCTTCCCCAACGTGGGCAAAGTGGGTCTTATCCAG GCTGGATCTCAGCAAGTGGCTCACTTAGTGGGGCTACTCTGCGTGGGGCTTGGACTCTCCCCCAGGTTGGCTCAGCTCCTCACCACCATCCCACTGCCTGTGGTTG GTGGGGTGCTGGGGGTGACCCAGGCTGTGGTTTTGTCTGCTGGATTCTCCAGCTTCTACCTGGCTGACATAGACTCTGGGCGAAATATCTTCATTGTGGGCTTCTCCATCTTCATGGCCTTGCTGCTGCCAAGATGGTTTCGGGAAGCCCCAGTCCTGTTCAGCACAG GCTGGAGCCCCTTGGATGTATTACTGCACTCACTGCTGACACAGCCCATCTTCCTGGCTGGACTTTCAGGCTTCCTACTAGAGAACACAATTCCTG GCACACAGCTTGAGCGAGGCCTAGGTCAAGGGCTACCATCTCCTTTCACTGCCCAAGAGGCTCGAATGCCTCAGAAGCCCAGGGAGAAGGCTGCTCAAGTGTACAGACTTCCTTTCCCCATCCAAAACCTCTGTCCCTGCATCCCCCAGCCTCTCCGCTGCCTCTGCCCACTGCCTGAAGACCCTGGGGATGAGGAAGGAGGCTCCTCTGAGCCAGAAGAGATGGCAGACTTGCTGCCTGGCTCAGGGGAGCCATGCCCTGAATCTAGCACAGAAGGGTTTAGGTCCCAGAAATGA
- the CNPPD1 gene encoding protein CNPPD1 isoform X2: protein MDLTGLLLDEEGTFSLAGFQDFTFLPGHQKLSARIRRRLYYGWDWEADCSLEELSSPVADIAVELLQKAAPSPIRRLQKKYVAHVSREACISPCAMMLALVYIERLRHRNPDYLQHVSSSDLFLISMMVASKYLYDEGEEEEVFNDEWGAAGGVAVPTLNALERGFLSAMDWHLYTDPREIFEVLSWLESCVAEQQGRRRGWYTYTDLCVLLEQPTWQLALGSLCQRLVKLSCLLAVAYVSSVALAVASVAVIHQSLGLSCTPTPGPPDLGLTSRCLLEPCIPSVPQCLPSPANVSSCLEGSMGLRSLWGSLLASLTPPPLPPPDPPAPPTLLHNCHLCQKLQRDSPTCHACLHPNRTVPTALSSPWYHTYGLAPHWPWSPVPLSLPQPQQCSLFSVMELARLKSFIFPG from the exons ATGGACTTGACCGGGCTCCTGCTGGACGAAGAAGGCACCTTCTCCCTCGCCGGCTTCCAGGACTTCACG TTCCTCCCAGGACACCAGAAGCTGAGTGCCCGGATCCGAAGGAGGCTGTACTATGGCTGGGACTGGGAAGCCGACTGTAGCCTGGAGGAGCTCTCCAGCCCGGTGGCAG ACATTGCTGTCGAACTGCTCCAGAAGGCAGCCCCCAGCCCTATTCGCCGACTCCAGAAGAAATACGTAGCTCATGTGTCCCG GGAGGCATGCATCTCCCCGTGTGCTATGATGCTGGCTCTGGTGTACATTGAACGGCTCCGGCACCGAAACCCAGACTACCTGCAGCATGTGTCATCCTCTGACTTGTTCCTGATCTCCATG ATGGTGGCCAGTAAGTACCTCTATgatgaaggggaggaggaggaggtcttCAATGACGAATGGGGAGCTGCTGGGGGTGTGGCCGTGCCCACTCTCAATGCCTTGGAGAGGGGCTTCCTGAGTGCCATG GATTGGCATCTCTACACTGACCCTCGGGAGATCTTTGAGGTGCTGAGCTGGTTGGAGAGCTG TGTGGCTGAGCAGCAGGGACGGCGGCGAGGCTGGTACACCTACACAGACCTGTGTGTGCTGCTGGAGCAGCCGACCTGGCAGTTGGCCCTGGGCTCCCTCTGCCAGCGGCTGGTAAAG CTGTCTTGCCTGTTAGCTGTGGCATATGTGAGCAGTGTGGCCCTGGCTGTGGCATCGGTGGCCGTAATACATCAGTCTTTGGGGCTGTCCTGCACCCCTACACCTGGGCCGCCTGACCTTGGACTGACCTCCCGTTGCCTCCTGGAGCCCTGCATACCTTCTGTGCCACAATGCCTGCCGTCTCCTGCTAATGTCTCCAGCTGCCTGGAAGGCAGCATGGGGCTGCGGTCACTCTGGGGCAGTCTTCTGGCCTCACTGACTCCTCCACCATTGCCTCCCCCAGACCCCCCTGCCCCTCCCACTCTTCTTCATAACTGCCACCTTTGCCAGAAGCTCCAGAGAGACTCCCCAACCTGCCATGCCTGCCTCCACCCCAACCGTACAGTCCCAACTGCGCTGTCCAGCCCCTGGTACCATACCTATGGCCTGGCTCCCCACTGGCCTTGGAGCCCGGTGCCCCTTTCACTTCCTCAGCCTCAGCAATGTTCCCTTTTCAGTGTCATGGAGCTGGCTCGCCTCAAGTCTTTCATTTTCCCAGGCTAG
- the CNPPD1 gene encoding protein CNPPD1 isoform X1, with translation MYNISPKKQLGTTSCCAFRLIHINFSIATPGLFILSAAWSPPTNCPHFSDRGAWGLATFRETRSASPVPARGSGREAGLDGRQEVPGADLQAAPPRLVNAGRTRHRRSTRLAAASPFCSARAATGGAMDLTGLLLDEEGTFSLAGFQDFTFLPGHQKLSARIRRRLYYGWDWEADCSLEELSSPVADIAVELLQKAAPSPIRRLQKKYVAHVSREACISPCAMMLALVYIERLRHRNPDYLQHVSSSDLFLISMMVASKYLYDEGEEEEVFNDEWGAAGGVAVPTLNALERGFLSAMDWHLYTDPREIFEVLSWLESCVAEQQGRRRGWYTYTDLCVLLEQPTWQLALGSLCQRLVKLSCLLAVAYVSSVALAVASVAVIHQSLGLSCTPTPGPPDLGLTSRCLLEPCIPSVPQCLPSPANVSSCLEGSMGLRSLWGSLLASLTPPPLPPPDPPAPPTLLHNCHLCQKLQRDSPTCHACLHPNRTVPTALSSPWYHTYGLAPHWPWSPVPLSLPQPQQCSLFSVMELARLKSFIFPG, from the exons ATGTATAATATCTCTCCTAAAAAGCAACTGGGAACAACTTCCTGTTGTGCGTTTCGTCTTATTCACATTAACTTCTCCATTGCTACGCCTGGCTTGTTCATCCTCAGTGCGGCGTGGTCCCCCCCTACGAATTGTCCCCATTTCTCAGACAGAGGCGCCTGGGGCTTGGCCACGTTCCGTGAGACCAGGAGTGCGAGTCCGGTTCCCGCCCGCGGGTCGGGGCGGGAGGCTGGGCTAGACGGGCGGCAGGAAGTGCCAGGCGCTGACTTGCAGGCGGCACCCCCGCGGCTTGTAAACGCCGGGCGGACGCGGCACAGGCGGAGTACGCGCCTCGCAGCCGCGTCTCCTTTCTGCTCCGCGAG GGCGGCGACTGGCGGCGCGATGGACTTGACCGGGCTCCTGCTGGACGAAGAAGGCACCTTCTCCCTCGCCGGCTTCCAGGACTTCACG TTCCTCCCAGGACACCAGAAGCTGAGTGCCCGGATCCGAAGGAGGCTGTACTATGGCTGGGACTGGGAAGCCGACTGTAGCCTGGAGGAGCTCTCCAGCCCGGTGGCAG ACATTGCTGTCGAACTGCTCCAGAAGGCAGCCCCCAGCCCTATTCGCCGACTCCAGAAGAAATACGTAGCTCATGTGTCCCG GGAGGCATGCATCTCCCCGTGTGCTATGATGCTGGCTCTGGTGTACATTGAACGGCTCCGGCACCGAAACCCAGACTACCTGCAGCATGTGTCATCCTCTGACTTGTTCCTGATCTCCATG ATGGTGGCCAGTAAGTACCTCTATgatgaaggggaggaggaggaggtcttCAATGACGAATGGGGAGCTGCTGGGGGTGTGGCCGTGCCCACTCTCAATGCCTTGGAGAGGGGCTTCCTGAGTGCCATG GATTGGCATCTCTACACTGACCCTCGGGAGATCTTTGAGGTGCTGAGCTGGTTGGAGAGCTG TGTGGCTGAGCAGCAGGGACGGCGGCGAGGCTGGTACACCTACACAGACCTGTGTGTGCTGCTGGAGCAGCCGACCTGGCAGTTGGCCCTGGGCTCCCTCTGCCAGCGGCTGGTAAAG CTGTCTTGCCTGTTAGCTGTGGCATATGTGAGCAGTGTGGCCCTGGCTGTGGCATCGGTGGCCGTAATACATCAGTCTTTGGGGCTGTCCTGCACCCCTACACCTGGGCCGCCTGACCTTGGACTGACCTCCCGTTGCCTCCTGGAGCCCTGCATACCTTCTGTGCCACAATGCCTGCCGTCTCCTGCTAATGTCTCCAGCTGCCTGGAAGGCAGCATGGGGCTGCGGTCACTCTGGGGCAGTCTTCTGGCCTCACTGACTCCTCCACCATTGCCTCCCCCAGACCCCCCTGCCCCTCCCACTCTTCTTCATAACTGCCACCTTTGCCAGAAGCTCCAGAGAGACTCCCCAACCTGCCATGCCTGCCTCCACCCCAACCGTACAGTCCCAACTGCGCTGTCCAGCCCCTGGTACCATACCTATGGCCTGGCTCCCCACTGGCCTTGGAGCCCGGTGCCCCTTTCACTTCCTCAGCCTCAGCAATGTTCCCTTTTCAGTGTCATGGAGCTGGCTCGCCTCAAGTCTTTCATTTTCCCAGGCTAG
- the SLC23A3 gene encoding solute carrier family 23 member 3 isoform X2: MSRSPLNPSQLRSVGSQDALAPLPPPAPQNPSTHSWDPLCGSLPWSLSCLLALQHVLVMASLLCVSHLLLLCSLSPGGLSYSPSQLLASSFFSCGMSTILQTWMGIRLPLVQAPSLEFLIPALVLTSQKLPLAIQTPGNSSLMLHLCRGPSCHGLGHWNTSLQEVSGAVVVSGLLQGTMGLLGSPGHVFPHCGPLVLAPSLVVAGLSAHREVAQFCFTHWGLALLTWAPASFMCAPGGELQRHQLTLLSLSSGSFRSCLPPPRHHGFGCLTQAGSQQVAHLVGLLCVGLGLSPRLAQLLTTIPLPVVGGVLGVTQAVVLSAGFSSFYLADIDSGRNIFIVGFSIFMALLLPRWFREAPVLFSTGWSPLDVLLHSLLTQPIFLAGLSGFLLENTIPGTQLERGLGQGLPSPFTAQEARMPQKPREKAAQVYRLPFPIQNLCPCIPQPLRCLCPLPEDPGDEEGGSSEPEEMADLLPGSGEPCPESSTEGFRSQK, translated from the exons ATGAGCCGATCACCCCTCAATCCCAGCCAACTCCGATCAGTAGGCTCCCAGGATGCCCTGGCCCCCTTGCCTCCACCTGCTCCCCAGAATCCCTCCACCCACTCTTGGGACCCTTTGTGTGGATCTCTGCCTTGGAGCCTCAGCTGTCTTCTGGCTCTGCAg CATGTCTTGGTCATGGCTTCTCTGCTCTGTGTCTCCCACCTGCTCCTGCTTTGCAGTCTCTCCCCAGGAGGACTCTCTTACTCCCCTTCTCAGCTCCTGGCCTCCAGCTTCTTTTCATGTGGTATGTCTACCATCCTGCAAACTTGGATGGGCATCAG GCTGCCTCTTGTCCAGGCTCCATCCTTAGAGTTCCTTATCCCTGCTCTGGTGCTGACCAGCCAGAAGCTACCCCTGGCCATCCAGACACCTGGAAACT CCTCCCTCATGCTGCACCTGTGTAGGGGACCTAGCTGCCATGGCCTGGGGCACTGGAACACTTCTCTCCAGGAG GTGTCCGGGGCAGTGGTAGTATCTGGGCTGCTGCAGGGCACGATGGGGCTGCTGGGGAGTCCCGGCCACGTGTTCCCCCACTGTGGGCCCCTGGTGCTGGCTCCCAGCCTGGTTGTGGCAGGGCTCTCTGCCCACAGGGAGGTAGCCCAGTTCTGCTTCACACACTGGGGGTTGGCCTTGCT CACCTGGGCTCCTGCCAGTTTCATGTGTGCCCCTGGAGGCGAGCTTCAACGTCATCAACTCACACTCCTCTCCCTGTCTTCCGGCTCCTTTCG GAGCTGTCTGCCCCCACCAAGGCACCATGGATTTGGCTGCCTCACCCAG GCTGGATCTCAGCAAGTGGCTCACTTAGTGGGGCTACTCTGCGTGGGGCTTGGACTCTCCCCCAGGTTGGCTCAGCTCCTCACCACCATCCCACTGCCTGTGGTTG GTGGGGTGCTGGGGGTGACCCAGGCTGTGGTTTTGTCTGCTGGATTCTCCAGCTTCTACCTGGCTGACATAGACTCTGGGCGAAATATCTTCATTGTGGGCTTCTCCATCTTCATGGCCTTGCTGCTGCCAAGATGGTTTCGGGAAGCCCCAGTCCTGTTCAGCACAG GCTGGAGCCCCTTGGATGTATTACTGCACTCACTGCTGACACAGCCCATCTTCCTGGCTGGACTTTCAGGCTTCCTACTAGAGAACACAATTCCTG GCACACAGCTTGAGCGAGGCCTAGGTCAAGGGCTACCATCTCCTTTCACTGCCCAAGAGGCTCGAATGCCTCAGAAGCCCAGGGAGAAGGCTGCTCAAGTGTACAGACTTCCTTTCCCCATCCAAAACCTCTGTCCCTGCATCCCCCAGCCTCTCCGCTGCCTCTGCCCACTGCCTGAAGACCCTGGGGATGAGGAAGGAGGCTCCTCTGAGCCAGAAGAGATGGCAGACTTGCTGCCTGGCTCAGGGGAGCCATGCCCTGAATCTAGCACAGAAGGGTTTAGGTCCCAGAAATGA